A stretch of the Camarhynchus parvulus chromosome 4, STF_HiC, whole genome shotgun sequence genome encodes the following:
- the NPY2R gene encoding neuropeptide Y receptor type 2: protein MGPLEAVGEDNQTDEMKMELFTKLYLTRYTTPLNELALDPKPELKDSTTLVEVQIILIFAYCSIILLGVIGNSLVIHVIIKFKSMRTVTNFFIANLAVADLLVNTLCLPFTLVYTLLGEWKLGPVLCHLVPYAQALAVHVSTVTLTVIALDRHRCIVYHLESRISKQISFLIIGVAWAVSALLASPLAIFREYSLIEIIPDFKIVVCSEKWPGEGQLNYGTIYSISMLLIQYVLPLAVISYAYIRIWTKLKNHVSPGAGNDHYHHRRRKTTKMLVCVVVVFAVSWLPFHTFQLVSDIDSQVLDLKEYKLIYTVFHVIAMCSTFANPLLYGWMNNNYRTAFLTAFQCEQRLDSIHPEVSAAFKARKKLEAKRIQFPGDSFTQPTNV from the coding sequence aTGGGGCCCCTGGAAGCAGTAGGTGAGGACAACCAGAcagatgaaatgaaaatggagCTGTTCACTAAGCTGTACTTGACAAGATACACCACACCACTCAACGAATTGGCTCTGGACCCTAAACCAGAACTGAAGGACAGCACAACACTTGTTGAAGTACAGATAATTCTTATCTTTGCCTATTGCTCCATCATCCTGCTGGGAGTGATTGGAAACTCCCTCGTGATCCACGTGATCATCAAGTTCAAGAGCATGCGCACAGTGACTAACTTCTTCATTGCCAACCTGGCAGTGGCTGACCTGCTGGTGAACACACTGTGCCTGCCCTTCACTTTGGTTTATACACTCCTGGGTGAATGGAAGCTGGGCCCGGTGTTGTGCCACCTGGTGCCCTATGCCCAGGCCCTTGCTGTCCATGTGTCCACTGTCACTTTGACTGTGATTGCTCTGGACCGTCATCGCTGCATTGTCTACCACTTGGAAAGCAGAATCTCTAAGCAGATCAGCTTCCTGATTATAGGAGTTGCCTGGGCAGTCAGTGCCCTGTTGGCAAGTCCTCTGGCCATCTTCCGTGAGTACTCGTTGATTGAGATCATTCCTGACTTCAAGATTGTGGTCTGCTCTGAGAAGTGGCCAGGGGAGGGGCAGCTCAACTATGGCACCATCTACAGCATCTCCATGCTCCTGATCCAGTATGTTCTGCCTCTGGCAGTCATCTCCTATGCCTACATCCGTATTTGGACCAAGCTCAAGAACCACGTTAGCCCCGGGGCGGGGAACGACCACTATCACCACCGGCGCCGGAAAACCACCAAGATGCTGGTGTGTGTGGTTGTGGTGTTCGCTGTCAGCTGGCTGCCCTTTCACACCTTCCAGCTGGTCAGTGACATTGACAGTCAGGTGTTAGACCTGAAAGAGTACAAACTGATCTACACCGTGTTCCATGTCATTGCCATGTGCTCCACGTTTGCTAACCCCCTCCTCTATGGCTGGATGAACAACAACTACAGGACGGCCTTCCTCACGGCCTTCCAGTGTGAGCAGCGGCTGGACTCCATCCACCCCGAAGTATCAGCAGCTTTCAAAGCCAGGAAGAAGCTAGAAGCCAAGAGGATTCAGTTCCCTGGGGACTCTTTCACACAACCTACCAATGTCTAA